The Paenibacillus sp. RUD330 genome has a segment encoding these proteins:
- a CDS encoding histidine kinase encodes MSSKRSLRFKLAIGFALLAVPLLFILIYNNLAATSVVREQVAESNKNMVTLYSNQIQTSLSRESNFLYNLAMDDPNILALSDTRKSNDKIEYELAKNRILISLSRYHRYDSSVDVQFVYSTETKEMFNTVIRTLYLEEMDLIKQSIYEVVSKAKPDSPYLREWKLVSYGDKHALIRLVDSGYGYYLGAFVKLESLSVPLELIQLGQHGFSAFSDSGGSLVLASPLTRSEAGSLRVAPERDYQTLSLKQEDYLVVSNRVKDTDMTLSAFIPEQRLLQKLSKYRTYISLMPFLAGFLLLLCVLYLNHVIIKPMNSLIRGMRTIKRGDWKYRLSPARSTEFAIINETFNDMVQEIEELKINVYEEQIRVHKAELKQLQLQINPHFLLNSINVVYSLAQIRNFGLIQSMCLNLVKYFRFTTRISGSLVAVGEEMEHMDSYLRIQQLRFPGRIDFDIDIDEELEQQLLPPLLVQPFIENAVKHGFDFMDEPFRISISVHDPGAAAAGAEGAEGSRDNGGTDGYGTGFKDSAGTDRGGRSFQVVVEDNGGGFPEEVLKELQSGRRFEASGDEHLGIWNVHHRLKLLYGSSASLQFSNREAGGARIVIVLPLDGAHRNQSNGGGIDVSRVDRG; translated from the coding sequence TTGTCCAGCAAACGCTCCCTTCGCTTCAAGCTCGCCATCGGCTTCGCTCTGCTGGCGGTTCCGCTGCTGTTCATCCTGATCTACAACAACCTGGCCGCGACGAGCGTCGTCCGGGAGCAGGTGGCCGAATCCAACAAGAACATGGTGACGCTGTATTCCAATCAGATCCAAACCTCGCTCAGCCGGGAGTCGAACTTCCTCTACAATCTGGCGATGGACGATCCCAACATTCTCGCGCTCTCGGACACCCGCAAGAGCAACGACAAGATCGAATACGAGCTGGCCAAAAACCGGATCCTGATCAGCCTGTCCCGCTATCACCGGTACGACAGCAGCGTGGACGTGCAGTTCGTCTATTCCACGGAGACCAAGGAAATGTTCAACACCGTCATCCGGACGCTGTATCTGGAGGAGATGGATCTCATCAAGCAGTCCATCTATGAGGTCGTATCGAAAGCAAAGCCGGACAGCCCCTACCTGAGGGAGTGGAAGCTGGTCAGCTACGGGGACAAGCATGCCCTGATCCGGCTCGTGGACTCGGGCTACGGCTATTATCTGGGGGCTTTCGTGAAGCTGGAGAGCCTGAGCGTGCCGCTGGAGCTGATCCAGCTCGGGCAGCACGGCTTTTCCGCCTTCTCCGACAGCGGCGGCAGCCTCGTGCTCGCCTCTCCGCTGACCCGCTCGGAAGCGGGCTCGCTGCGTGTCGCCCCCGAGCGGGATTACCAGACGCTGAGCCTGAAGCAGGAGGATTATCTGGTCGTGAGCAACCGGGTCAAGGATACCGACATGACGCTGAGCGCCTTCATTCCGGAGCAGCGGCTCCTGCAGAAGCTGTCCAAATACCGGACCTACATCAGCCTGATGCCGTTCCTGGCGGGATTCCTGCTGCTGCTGTGCGTCCTCTATCTCAATCATGTCATCATCAAGCCGATGAACAGCCTCATCCGCGGAATGCGCACCATCAAGCGCGGCGATTGGAAATACCGGCTTAGCCCCGCCCGTTCGACCGAATTCGCCATAATTAACGAAACCTTTAACGATATGGTGCAGGAAATCGAGGAGCTGAAGATCAATGTGTACGAGGAGCAGATCCGGGTGCACAAGGCGGAGCTCAAGCAGCTCCAGCTGCAGATCAATCCCCATTTCCTGCTGAACAGCATCAATGTCGTGTACAGCCTGGCCCAGATCCGCAATTTCGGCCTGATCCAGTCTATGTGCCTCAACCTGGTCAAATATTTCCGCTTCACCACCCGCATATCGGGCTCGCTCGTAGCGGTCGGAGAAGAGATGGAGCATATGGACAGCTACCTGCGCATCCAGCAGCTGCGGTTCCCGGGAAGAATCGACTTTGATATCGATATCGACGAGGAGCTGGAGCAGCAGCTGCTGCCGCCGCTGCTCGTGCAGCCTTTCATCGAGAATGCCGTCAAGCATGGGTTCGATTTCATGGACGAGCCTTTCCGCATCAGCATCTCGGTGCATGATCCCGGAGCGGCGGCAGCCGGAGCGGAGGGAGCGGAAGGAAGCAGAGACAACGGCGGAACGGACGGATATGGAACCGGATTCAAGGATAGCGCGGGAACGGACCGAGGCGGCCGGAGCTTCCAGGTCGTCGTCGAAGACAACGGAGGCGGATTTCCGGAAGAGGTGCTCAAGGAGCTTCAGAGCGGCAGGCGCTTCGAGGCTTCGGGAGACGAGCATCTCGGCATTTGGAATGTGCATCATCGCCTGAAGCTTCTGTACGGAAGCTCCGCCAGCCTGCAATTCTCGAACAGGGAAGCTGGAGGCGCCCGGATCGTCATCGTTCTGCCTTTGGACGGAGCGCATAGGAACCAATCTAACGGAGGTGGCATCGATGTATCGCGTGTTGATCGTGGATGA
- a CDS encoding response regulator — protein sequence MYRVLIVDDEMYAVMGLKDGVQWSRLGVSDVREAYNMRGAIAVFGECRIDVMICDIEMPKGTGIELLEWVREHHPDTEVIFLTAHADFRFMKRAIQLSSFDYMMKPIGYEVLEETLGRALERAGQTRKEREIRDRFQPYQELWPRQKTLLSERFWYDLLAKRITVSRDHERSLMEAHGVELAPGERLLPVLISVESWNRELRAGDEEILEYAIRQSAKEFLLEGGRGEVIQSKQGAIVAILYGGGEAPASLLAQAGQLCVRYAAYCMDHLNCRISCYLGEPAELKELASMYRRLLLQEYDNLSRSEPVNWLREEAEPQHHRPGRRQTRLPEFNAWAMLLEEGRIGEVEALLRSSLAEMAADRSMGGAELQAYYLGFLQVMLYVLQKKGLSAHELGSDQPLEGPPRSLPQLEAWALDMLRRFNETLDHGESVIGRLQAYIAGHLGENITREMLAEYCFLNPAYLSRLFKKETGLSITDYLLQERMRIAGEIIAHSSVPISEVARRMGYNNFSYFSKMFKKIYGVGPQQHRKLAIGGDGFAAEE from the coding sequence ATGTATCGCGTGTTGATCGTGGATGATGAGATGTATGCCGTCATGGGACTGAAGGACGGAGTCCAGTGGAGCCGTCTGGGAGTCAGCGATGTGCGGGAGGCCTACAACATGAGAGGGGCCATCGCCGTCTTCGGCGAATGCCGCATTGATGTGATGATCTGCGATATCGAGATGCCGAAGGGAACCGGAATCGAGCTGCTGGAGTGGGTGCGGGAGCACCATCCCGACACCGAGGTCATTTTCCTCACGGCCCATGCGGACTTCCGGTTCATGAAGCGGGCGATCCAGCTCAGCAGCTTCGATTACATGATGAAGCCGATCGGCTACGAGGTGCTGGAGGAGACGCTTGGCAGAGCGCTCGAGCGGGCTGGCCAGACCCGCAAGGAAAGGGAGATCCGCGATCGGTTCCAGCCTTATCAGGAGCTGTGGCCGAGACAGAAGACGCTGCTCAGCGAGCGCTTCTGGTACGATCTGCTCGCCAAGAGGATCACCGTATCCCGCGACCATGAGCGCTCCTTGATGGAGGCGCACGGCGTCGAGCTGGCGCCGGGCGAGAGGCTGCTGCCGGTGCTGATCAGCGTGGAGAGCTGGAACCGCGAGCTCAGAGCCGGCGATGAGGAGATTCTGGAGTATGCGATCCGGCAGTCGGCCAAGGAGTTCCTGCTGGAGGGAGGAAGAGGAGAGGTGATCCAGAGCAAGCAGGGAGCGATCGTCGCGATCCTCTACGGCGGCGGGGAAGCTCCCGCCTCCCTGCTGGCGCAGGCGGGACAGCTGTGCGTCCGGTATGCGGCCTATTGCATGGATCATTTGAACTGCCGCATTTCGTGTTATCTCGGAGAGCCGGCCGAGCTCAAGGAGCTGGCTTCCATGTACAGGAGGCTGCTGCTTCAGGAATACGACAACCTGAGCCGCTCCGAGCCGGTGAACTGGCTGCGGGAGGAAGCGGAGCCGCAGCATCACCGCCCAGGCCGGCGGCAGACGAGGCTGCCGGAATTCAATGCTTGGGCGATGCTGCTTGAGGAAGGCCGGATCGGAGAGGTCGAGGCGCTCCTGCGCTCCTCGCTCGCGGAGATGGCGGCGGACCGGAGCATGGGCGGCGCGGAGCTTCAGGCCTATTATCTCGGCTTCCTTCAGGTGATGCTCTACGTGCTGCAGAAAAAAGGGCTGTCCGCCCATGAGCTGGGCTCCGACCAGCCGCTGGAAGGGCCGCCGCGTTCCCTGCCCCAGCTGGAGGCCTGGGCGCTGGACATGCTCCGCCGCTTCAACGAGACGCTGGACCATGGCGAGTCGGTCATCGGACGTCTGCAGGCCTACATCGCCGGGCATCTGGGCGAGAACATCACCCGCGAGATGCTGGCGGAATACTGCTTCCTGAATCCCGCCTACCTCTCGCGGCTGTTCAAGAAGGAGACGGGCCTCTCCATCACCGACTATCTGCTTCAGGAGCGGATGCGGATCGCCGGCGAGATCATCGCGCATTCCTCCGTGCCGATCTCCGAGGTCGCACGCCGGATGGGCTACAACAATTTTTCGTATTTCTCCAAGATGTTCAAGAAAATATACGGCGTCGGACCCCAGCAGCACCGCAAGCTGGCGATAGGCGGAGACGGATTCGCTGCGGAGGAGTGA
- a CDS encoding MFS transporter: MNRIQIFMRSYHPIVLSLLVGQMISRIATSMSMPFLALYLARNTDMSAAMIGFVAGAGALAGTFGGFVGGALSDRYSRRLIMFISLFAWSAVFAGFAFTKQPVLLLLLSMLNGLCRSWFEPVAQALMGDLTEPERRFNVFSMRYLMGNVGVSVGPLLGVYLGVGSGPLPFLVTGLIYLLYGLVLFAMMNAFGIKDIEGAKKERATIGSAWHAVRRDRVLQLYIAGAVLVGIGYSQHAVTLSQHLQGNFEQGAQIFGWLLTSNAMTVILLQLPLSKLAEKFSTIASIHAGNALFAVGLVGFGLSPNVPLLFVSMILFTIGEILNYPAASMLVDRLAPEHLRGAYFGAQTFGNFGAFLGPLLGGWLIDTTTGAAAFSLIAAILLCSSFFYGSGGRQAAVRGSDSPAFRAAAP, translated from the coding sequence ATGAATCGCATTCAGATCTTTATGCGCTCCTACCATCCCATTGTCCTGTCGCTCCTCGTCGGGCAGATGATTTCCCGCATCGCGACCTCGATGAGCATGCCGTTCCTCGCCCTTTATCTCGCCAGGAATACCGATATGAGCGCGGCCATGATCGGCTTCGTCGCGGGTGCGGGAGCGCTCGCCGGCACGTTCGGAGGGTTCGTCGGCGGGGCGCTGTCGGATCGCTACAGCCGCAGGCTCATCATGTTCATCTCGCTGTTCGCCTGGAGCGCCGTGTTCGCGGGGTTCGCCTTCACGAAGCAGCCGGTGCTGCTGCTCCTGCTCAGCATGCTCAACGGCCTCTGCCGCTCCTGGTTCGAGCCGGTCGCGCAGGCGCTGATGGGAGATCTGACGGAACCGGAGCGCCGGTTCAACGTATTTTCGATGCGCTATCTGATGGGGAATGTCGGCGTTTCGGTCGGTCCGCTTCTCGGCGTTTATCTCGGCGTCGGCAGCGGCCCGCTCCCCTTTCTCGTCACCGGCCTCATCTATTTGCTGTACGGCCTTGTCTTGTTCGCGATGATGAACGCTTTCGGCATCAAGGATATCGAGGGGGCCAAAAAGGAGAGGGCGACGATCGGCTCGGCTTGGCATGCCGTCCGCCGCGATCGGGTGCTGCAGCTGTACATCGCCGGCGCGGTTCTCGTGGGCATCGGCTACAGCCAGCATGCCGTGACGCTCTCTCAGCACTTGCAGGGAAATTTCGAGCAGGGAGCCCAAATATTCGGCTGGCTCTTGACCTCCAACGCCATGACTGTCATCCTGCTGCAGCTTCCGCTCTCCAAGCTCGCGGAGAAATTCAGCACCATCGCATCGATCCATGCGGGCAACGCGCTGTTCGCGGTCGGCCTCGTCGGCTTCGGCCTGTCGCCGAATGTCCCTCTGTTATTCGTTTCGATGATCCTCTTCACGATCGGGGAAATTCTGAATTATCCGGCTGCGAGCATGCTGGTGGACAGACTGGCTCCCGAGCATCTGCGCGGGGCGTACTTCGGCGCCCAGACCTTCGGCAACTTCGGCGCTTTCCTGGGGCCGCTGCTGGGAGGCTGGCTGATCGATACAACGACCGGAGCCGCTGCATTCAGCCTCATCGCGGCTATCCTTCTCTGCTCCTCGTTCTTTTATGGATCGGGGGGCCGCCAAGCGGCGGTCCGGGGAAGCGACAGTCCTGCCTTCCGTGCCGCCGCTCCCTAG
- a CDS encoding helix-turn-helix domain-containing protein gives METDHARGDLRSTKERLLYAAVDLIAEQGYKGITTKVIAAAAGMSEMTLFRHFAASRVCLKKRWTASTMPGRCARSSLRGTVEGRSLCRPSARRRLLS, from the coding sequence ATGGAGACGGATCATGCACGCGGGGACCTGCGCAGCACCAAGGAAAGGCTGCTGTACGCAGCCGTCGACCTGATCGCCGAACAGGGATACAAGGGCATTACGACAAAGGTGATCGCGGCTGCCGCCGGCATGAGCGAGATGACGCTGTTCCGCCACTTCGCAGCAAGCAGAGTCTGCTTGAAGAAGCGCTGGACCGCTTCCACTATGCCGGGCAGATGCGCTCGATCTTCGCTTCGCGGAACAGTTGAAGGGCGATCACTATGCCGACCTTCTGCTCGTCGGCGCCTCCTATCATGA
- a CDS encoding glycoside hydrolase — MMRERWRKKAGRTALAAVVAGTLLMGTAGPRAEAAASASINWTDVKQSIDGIGASQAGWSNAVYDLPEPQRSQVMDLLFRQDSGIGLSILRGAVFSDYSTAPGQYNFGLHQDQVWVMQQAKARGVDKIVASTWSPPAYMKTNGQTTNGGYLKQENYGDFAALLSQFVKQYKALYNIDMYGVSVANEPNSMTFLSWDSSQWNSTNFQVFLKDHLKQAMVAAGVQNTKVIVGESSWWSEDLVKDSLNDPLSAERLDIVAGHNYPVPVVNAELPSDPFATAQSKGKKVWMTEVSKVDGYDPGMGSGLKFAKQLHTFMTKTGVNAWLYWTGAIPGDNDEGLINVDLAAGTYKLTKRFYTIGNYSKFIRPGYVRIGMPDSPQSGLYTSAYKDPATGKFVIVAVNDSDATAELNLSPTGFSAGSITPYTTNDSLSLAQGQAIPLSGGQYQTRIPAKSVVTFTGQNGSPAPAVTTVADELNDWSKTFSHTAGLAFDSANTIYYNGDASRVKRTAGTTESLVYKLPGMTGFNASLYQFSIWDGVAFYSSPDGVSWTPVVHVSTAGVYTGSKWYGKQYSAQSLLPAGTQYLKVELSGSDSWEKQISRIVLTASS, encoded by the coding sequence ATGATGAGAGAACGGTGGAGGAAAAAGGCGGGGAGAACGGCTTTGGCGGCCGTAGTCGCCGGCACGCTGCTGATGGGGACGGCTGGGCCGAGAGCGGAGGCGGCGGCCAGCGCCTCGATCAACTGGACCGACGTCAAACAGTCGATCGACGGAATCGGAGCCTCGCAGGCGGGATGGTCCAATGCGGTCTATGACCTGCCGGAGCCCCAGCGCAGCCAAGTGATGGATCTGCTGTTCCGGCAGGACAGCGGCATCGGGCTGTCGATCTTGCGCGGAGCGGTATTCTCCGACTACAGCACGGCGCCGGGCCAGTACAACTTCGGCCTGCATCAGGATCAGGTATGGGTCATGCAGCAGGCCAAGGCGCGGGGAGTGGACAAGATCGTCGCCAGCACCTGGAGCCCTCCGGCCTATATGAAGACCAACGGACAGACGACGAACGGCGGTTACCTCAAGCAGGAGAATTACGGCGACTTCGCCGCGCTGCTCTCGCAGTTCGTTAAGCAGTACAAGGCTCTGTACAACATCGACATGTATGGAGTATCCGTGGCCAATGAACCGAACTCCATGACCTTCCTCAGCTGGGACTCCAGCCAGTGGAACTCCACCAACTTCCAGGTGTTTCTCAAGGATCATCTCAAGCAGGCGATGGTCGCGGCAGGCGTGCAGAACACCAAGGTCATCGTGGGCGAGTCTTCCTGGTGGTCCGAGGATCTCGTCAAGGATTCGCTGAACGATCCGCTGTCGGCCGAGAGGCTGGACATCGTGGCCGGACACAACTATCCCGTTCCGGTCGTGAACGCCGAGCTGCCTTCCGATCCGTTCGCCACCGCCCAGTCCAAAGGGAAAAAGGTATGGATGACGGAGGTGTCCAAGGTCGACGGCTACGATCCCGGAATGGGCTCGGGACTGAAGTTCGCCAAGCAGCTCCACACCTTCATGACGAAGACGGGCGTCAACGCCTGGCTGTACTGGACGGGAGCGATTCCAGGCGACAACGACGAGGGGCTCATCAACGTCGACCTCGCCGCCGGCACCTACAAGCTGACCAAGCGCTTTTATACGATCGGCAACTACAGCAAGTTCATCCGTCCGGGCTACGTCCGCATCGGCATGCCGGACAGCCCGCAGTCGGGCTTGTACACATCGGCCTACAAGGATCCCGCCACAGGCAAATTCGTCATCGTGGCCGTCAACGACAGCGACGCCACGGCGGAGCTGAACCTGTCTCCGACCGGCTTCAGCGCAGGCTCCATTACGCCTTATACGACCAATGACAGCCTCAGCCTCGCGCAAGGGCAAGCGATCCCGCTCTCGGGAGGACAATACCAGACCCGCATCCCGGCGAAGAGCGTCGTCACGTTCACCGGCCAGAACGGGTCGCCTGCTCCCGCCGTCACGACGGTGGCCGACGAGCTGAACGACTGGTCGAAGACGTTCTCGCATACGGCCGGCCTGGCCTTCGATTCGGCCAACACAATCTATTACAACGGAGACGCCTCGCGCGTCAAGCGCACGGCCGGCACGACGGAAAGCCTCGTCTACAAGCTGCCGGGAATGACGGGCTTCAACGCATCCCTTTATCAGTTCAGCATCTGGGACGGAGTCGCGTTCTACTCCTCTCCCGACGGCGTCAGCTGGACTCCGGTCGTCCATGTCAGCACGGCAGGAGTGTATACGGGCAGCAAGTGGTACGGCAAGCAGTACAGCGCCCAGAGCCTTCTCCCCGCCGGCACCCAATATCTGAAGGTGGAGCTGAGCGGCTCCGACAGCTGGGAGAAGCAGATTTCCCGCATCGTATTGACGGCGTCCAGCTGA